In the Quercus lobata isolate SW786 chromosome 5, ValleyOak3.0 Primary Assembly, whole genome shotgun sequence genome, one interval contains:
- the LOC115990985 gene encoding uncharacterized protein LOC115990985, translated as MENMTFIEKCIFVAMFSIFGVLLGYDSGNMCLIYLDFAAYFKNKEKFLKELILSFSVGSIVGGAIFCTARLRKLIVLLLLLIADVSAIIGCLGMSYSASSTQIYIGRGIFGVGISLMSISMPIIIIQIWPTKCKIVATTGLAYQIGLVASQLLVAGDGWRSLVNSYIWLLLPHLLLLVFVLCFMHKGVGQSQSESRVDGVFQNCKGLVASVIVQLSASVLGVKDFTKLTSILANADLSDYVTASSLLGSIVSVFLVVKLKRKVLLVTSLLLMTVELALMGFLVPNSGPTLTKVMVCSYIFTLCSVMSGLPSVYTFEAFPKEYRGVGFAIVCLLTEILQVVIFIGLDMLTIDMGFQGSIYAYAVLSLVGLVLTHFFVFETKTT; from the exons ATggaaaatatgacatttatagaaaaatgtatttttgttgCTATGTTCAGCATTTTCGGGGTACTTCTTGGTTATGATTCAGGAAATATGTGTTTGATTTATCTTGATTTTGCAGcttatttcaaaaacaaagaaaagttcTTAAAAGAATTGATACTTTCCTTCTCCGTTGGATCGATTGTGGGGGGAGCCATTTTCTGTACAGCAAGACTCAGGAAACTAATTGtgctacttcttcttcttattgcTGACGTATCAGCTATTATTGGTTGCTTGGGAATGTCCTACTCTGCCAGTTCAACACAAATTTACATTGGAAGAGGCATTTTCGGAGTTGGGATTTCTTTGATGAGCATATCCATGCCCATTATAATAATTCAGATATGGCCTACAAAATGTAAGATTGTAGCTACCACTGGCCTTGCTTATCAGATAGGCTTAGTGGCATCGCAATTACTAGTTGCTGGG GATGGTTGGAGATCATTAGTGAACTCCTACATCTGGCTTTTACTTCCACATTTGCTGTTGCTTGTCTTTGTTTTGTGCTTTATGCATAAG GGAGTTGGCCAATCGCAGTCTGAGTCTCGGGTTGATggtgtttttcaaaattgtaaaGGACTCGTTGCATCAGTAATTGTGCAGTTGTCCGCCTCTGTACTTGGTGTGAAGGACTTCACCAAACTCACCTCTATCTTGGCCAACGCAGATCTATCTGACTACGTTACTGCTTCATCACTCTTGGGCTCAATAGTCAGTGTATTTTTGGTTGTCAAGTTAAAGCGCAAGGTACTGTTGGTAACTTCACTCTTACTCATGACTGTCGAATTGGCCTTAATGGGGTTTTTGGTTCCTAACAGTGGACCTACTCTGACAAAGGTGATGGTATGCTCTTACATTTTTACGCTATGTTCGGTCATGTCTGGATTGCCTTCAGTTTACACGTTTGAAGCATTTCCGAAAGAATATCGGGGGGTTGGCTTCGCTATCGTTTGTCTACTAACAGAGATATTGCAAGTAGTAATATTCATTGGTCTCGATATGCTGACCATTGATATGGGATTTCAGGGTTCTATCTATGCCTATGCCGTGCTTAGTCTGGTGGGGCTCGTTCTAACCCATTTTTTCGTCTTTGAGACAAAAACAACCTGA